ggctagtgatggctatttaacagtctgatggccttgagatagaagttgtttttcagtctctcggtcccagctttgatgcacatgtactgacctcgccttagcggggtgaacaggctgtggctcaggtggttgatggccttcctgtgacattgggtgctgtaggtgtcctggagggcaggcagtgtgcccccggtgatgcattgggcagaccaccccccctctggagagccctgcggttttgggcgatgcagttgccataccagacggtgatacagcccgacaggatgctctcaactgTACATCTGCAAAAGTTTGTgatggtcttaggggccaagccgaatttcttcagcctcctgagtttgaagaggcactgttgcgccttcaccactgtgtggttggaccatttcagatgTTCGGTGAAATTCAAGCTTTTCAGCTTCTCCACTACGTTCCCATCGATGTGAATAGGGGTTTGGTGTAGTGCGAGTGCCAATCTTTTTGTACCATCATGCAACCTCACTGTCATACCATGTTTGGCTTCACAATGACAGCAATGGTGTTGACAAGaggacaaacagatctgggatcaggttacACTTGCAGTATAAACCCAGCCCAACAATTAACTGATAACTTCAATAATTTAGAGTTGAGCAAAAGACAATACAATTCATTATGTTGTTCCTGTGGTTTTGCTGCAGAACCACCCTGGCCTGTCCAGACCCAAGACCAGCCCTGCGTACAGACAGAACCGAGACGACTGACCTGAACCATCTTCAGGATTAGACCTGCAGGGTCTCTATTCCATGTTCAACCTGACAAAGGTTAATACAGAAAAAAATGTGGATTTTGACAATTCAGAGGTACGTTTTTGTGTTGGCATTTTTATCAAAACCCACAGCATGTTTATCAAAACCCACAGCATGGTCTTTTGAGTGGACTTTTAGCTAAGGTAATGACAGGTTACTGGACATGTAATAACAGAATCAAACCTGTATATAAAACAATGAACAAGACACCAAAGTCCCAGAGGGCACCTGATCTTTATTCCATCATACTTTGTCCTCATTTGTGTAATGCAAGTCGCACACTGTGACAGGATTTCAACTCAAGTTTTTACATATCAACCAAACGGaaaaatgaaattgttgccacggAAATCCCTCGCAGGTTTCAAGTTGCCTGCAGTCAGCTCTGCCACTGCAACCAGATTCCATCCAGTCCTTCTGTACACTGCAGTCTGTCCATCTTTCGCCAAGCCTACTTCGCCCCTACACACTACCTACCCTAACACCAGCCTCCGAGGAAAAGAAAAACATccagaagagagaaaaaaaaagaaaaaaagaaaccgCAACAATGATCAGGGGAGAGACAAATCTCCAGCCACGATCACCACGACGACAGACTCACACGGCTGCACTTGAGATCGAGGAGAAGGAACAAAAATAAACACCAAACTTTCTATGCAGATCTGACCTCCAGTTCTGCCGTCTGTCCAATAAGAACATCTTATACTGATGGCCCCTCCCATTCTGTCCAATAGGATTATTTTATACTGATATGGCCCCTGCCCACCCTTCTCTCATCACTGCCCCATGCCTAGTCAACCACATAGGAACAAAACGGAAATAAAAGGCTGCGTTCCCCTACTCAGACAGTGCTGACACATTTCAGATCTTACAActcctggataggtattttacttATCAGCTAACCACATGTCATAGCAATCTGGTGCCCGACGGCACAGTAGATGACTTGGCACGTAACCATAGGTTGATGtatgcaacgtctgagcaggggaatgCGACCAAAAGCTTATTGAAGAGTATACCCCAGCCCACCCTCCAACCCCACCCCATGTACCCCACACAGCCCAAAAGCAGGCGAGTGCAAGGGTGTCTGCTGGGAAGCCAGCAGTCACAAAGAGTCTTTATGAGGGTTCCCCCTACTGGCGGGAGGACCCTAGTATTTCATTCCCGGAACAAACTCCTTCGCCTCTGGGTTCAAGCTGCTCTTGCGCTgcaaaaagagaggagagatttaGTATAGGAGCATACTATACTAAATAGGTCAAAATAACAGGGCCTCAACAATAAAAAGGGACAAGTAAAGATGAGACTGTTCGGATTGTAACACACACCACAGGATATTCTCCAGCTGATGGCCGGTTCCCtgccagattaagcctagtcctagacTAAAAACCCATTTTAATGGAGAATTTCCTTTCTACATGGTCTTTAGTCTAGAACTAGGCTTAATCTTTTTCTGGGAAACCGGGCCCAAGAGTAGGAGCGGTATCGTGTCTGTGCTCAAACAACTGGAGAAGAGAGACTGTCCCTAAGAGTAGAAGAGGTATGGTGTCTGATCAAACAACTGGAGAAGATGGGCTACCTAAGGTATCTAGGTACTGAACGTGGATAACACTCCACAGCAAATACTTCAGGCTTTTAACTCTCAGGTGAACTCTAAGGAACAAAATATGAATCCTTGTCCTGGACTGAATAAAGAATCTCCGGTgaacatgctttttagtccaggattcAACtttgtctgggaaactggccctatAAATATAGTGACGTTTTGGTCGACGACGCTCAGACATGCTGCTCGTGTAGAGAGTAAACAGATTGTGACACACTGATGGACAAACATTCTGACAGGACTTACTGCGAGTTCATCTGCGTTGCCGTTGGAGACAGATAGCCCGTTGAGCTGTTGCTGAATCTGCCCCACCCCCGGGGCGAGGTCTCTGGCGGGGATGAACCAATCCTGATCCTCCTCTTCCAGCATTTCCTGGAAACAGCGTTCTAAGAACTCCTGTTCCAGAAGCTCCTCCTCCACCTGGAATGACCACACAATAGGGGAAGAATAGGGCTGGATTACAATCAGCAGTAGATGATTATTTCTTAATATGTCTTTCCTCATGTCCTCTATCCTTGCCTTCTTCTCAAAGAGCACTGGGGGGCAGCCCAGGTTCGAggtgagtggacaaaacattaagaacacctttctaatatcgaggtgtccccccctttttccctcagaacagcattAATTTGTCAGGGCagggattctacaaggtgtccaaagcgTTCCATAGGGACGCAGGCCCATGTGGACCACAACACTCCAACGTTATATGGGTTCTATTTAATTGTTTACCATTTGAGCAAGAGACCAGCTGTTTTCTTTGCTTTAAAGCATGACTGTCACAAATCCATTTTCCCTCTCTGGCACTGCTGAGTGACAACTTGCAAAGCCTACGCAGATTGGCCTATGCTGTTGGTTATACCAGGGATGAAAAGACACAATGTATCAACTTTGCTCACTGCGGGCTGCTCCAATGTATCAAATGTAACAGAACACTGAAGGGTCTGCATCCCTGATCGCCTGctaaataatatttaaaaaatggatGGGAAAAAATAGATGTGCAGGAAGAGCGGACgaagagaagcaggtgagtgacgGCTGGAAGTGGATGTGGAACATGCGGCTGGCTGATCAGAGCTGACAAGTGATTTGAACATTATTGGACACGTCGCATATAAGGACCGGCGAATACAAGAAACTATTTGAGATACATATAAAAATTCAGCAAAAAgaaaaacgtcctctcactgtcaactgcgtttattttcagcaaacttaacatgtgtaaatatttgtatgaacataagattcaacagacAAAAACAGAACAAGTTccatagacatgtgactaacagaaatgaaataatgtgtctctgaacaaaggggggtcaaaatcaaaagtcactatctggtgtggccaccagctgcattaggtactgcagtgcatctcctcctcatggactgcaccagatttgccagttcttgctgtgagatgttaccccactcttccaccaaggcacctgcaagttcctggacatttctggggagaatggccctagccctcaccctccgatccaacaggtcctcaATGGgactgagatccgggctcttcgctggccaaggcagaacactgacattccagtCGTGCAGGAAATCataaacagaaaaaacagtatggcattgtcatgctggagggtcatgtcagaatgagcatgcaggaagggtaccacatgagggaggaggatgtcttccctgtaacgcacagcattgagattgcctgcaatgacaacaagctcactCCAATGATGCCTGGTGTAACTAGGGCAGTTGTtgctatcctgtacctgtcccgcaggtgtgacgttcggatgtaccaatcctgtgcaggtgttgttacacggggtctgccactgcgaggacaatcagctgtccgtcctgtctccctgtaacgcCGTCTTTGGCgtcagtacggacattgcaatttattgccctggccacatctgcagtcctcatgcctccttgcagcatgcctaaggcacgttcacgcagatgagcagggaccctgggcatctttcttttgggtgtttttcagagtcagtagaaaggcctcgtgtcctaagttttcataactgtgaccttaattgcctaccatctgtaagctgttagtgtcttaacgaccattccacaggtgcatgttcattaattgtttatggttcattgaacatgcATGGGAaactgtttaaaccctttacaatgaagatctgtgaagttatttggatttttacaaattatctttgaaagacatagTTTTTTTCTTTCTGATG
The window above is part of the Salvelinus fontinalis isolate EN_2023a chromosome 42, ASM2944872v1, whole genome shotgun sequence genome. Proteins encoded here:
- the paip2b gene encoding polyadenylate-binding protein-interacting protein 2B, coding for MPEPAEMNSPEMAKTPGGSSAPGKENVANGYKEGEVGNNNNNPFADYMWMENEEDYNRQVEEELLEQEFLERCFQEMLEEEDQDWFIPARDLAPGVGQIQQQLNGLSVSNGNADELARKSSLNPEAKEFVPGMKY